One region of Vigna angularis cultivar LongXiaoDou No.4 chromosome 10, ASM1680809v1, whole genome shotgun sequence genomic DNA includes:
- the LOC108335183 gene encoding endonuclease 2, which yields MGCFRIEAVVIVSLMLVLPNAEGWGKEGHAIVCKIAQARLDTAAAEAVSKLLPKSAENDLASLCSWPDDVRRAIPWSSALHFADTPDSVCSYDHTRDCVDPRTGLQNRCVVAAIYNYTNQLLGYGSNIESNYNLTEALLFLSHFFGDIHQPLHCGFVSDQGGNAINVLWYNATQKLHRVWDDNIIETEFEKFDQDFDDLVDAIQRNITRVWANEVQDWEHCSNGDISCPAIYASESAEDACKWAYKDAPEGALLDDEYFFSRFPIVNLRLAQGGVRLAAALNRIFNTKYAAEM from the exons ATGGGTTGTTTTAGAATTGAGGCAGTGGTCATAGTGTCACTGATGCTGGTGCTTCCAAATGCAGAAGGATGGGGAAAAGAAGGGCACGCCATTGTATGCAAGATTGCTCAg GCTCGCCTGGACACTGCAGCTGCAGAAGCTGTAAGCAAATTATTGCCGAAATCTGCAGAAAATGATCTGGCTAGCCTGTGTTCGTGGCCAGATGATGTGAGGAGGGCGATTCCTTGGTCGTCCGCCTTGCACTTTGCTGATACTCCCGACTCCGTTTGCAGTTACGATCACACCA GAGATTGTGTAGATCCGAGAACAGGACTTCAAAATCGATGTGTTGTGGCAGCTATTTACAACTACACCAACCAGCTCCTCGGATACGGAAGTAACATAGAATCTAATT ATAATCTCACTGAAGCTCTTCTGTTCCTTTCACATTTTTTTGGTGACATTCATCAG CCTCTACATTGTGGCTTTGTCTCAGACCAGGGTGGCAATGCAATTAATGTTCTTTGGTATAACGCAACGCAAAAACTTCACCGG GTCTGGGATGATAACATAATTGAAACAGAGTTTGAAAAATTCGATCAGGATTTCGACGACTTGGTTGATGCAATTCAAAGGAATATTACG agaGTATGGGCAAATGAAGTACAAGATTGGGAGCACTGCAGTAATGGTGACATATCATGCCCAGCTAT ATATGCGTCTGAAAGTGCGGAAGATGCCTGTAAATGGGCCTATAAAGATGCCCCTGAAGGCGCACTACTAGATG ATGAATACTTCTTCTCTCGTTTTCCGATAGTGAATTTGCGGTTAGCTCAAGGAGGAGTTCGATTGGCTGCAGCTCTTAATCGTATTTTTAACACCAAGTATGCAGCGGAGATGTAG